The Magnetospirillum sp. XM-1 genomic interval GCGGCGGAAGAGGGCCATGGCCGAAGATCTGGAAGAAGATTTCGAGGAAGGCGAAGGTTCGGAAGAGGTATCCGAGTCACCGTCCAAAAAGCTGCCGATCAAGAAGATCCTGATCATCGTGCTGCCCATCCTGCTGTTGGGCGGCGCCGGTGCGGGCGTCTATTTCTCGGGGCTGCTCGACAAGCTCTTGGGCAAGAAGGACGACCATGCGGCCCCCGAGGCCGCCGCCCCCCCGCCGCCCCCTAAGGCGGTGCAGGCGGCGTCGTTCATGGATCTGCCCGAGATGCTGGTCAACCTCCAGACCACCGGGCGCAAGCAGGCCTTCTTGAAGCTGCGCGTCGCGCTCGAGCTGGAGGCGGTCACCGACCAGCCCCGCGTCGAGCAGATGCTGCCGCGCATCATCGACAATTTCCAAATTTACCTGCGCGAGCTGCGGGTCGAGGACCTGCAGGGCGCCTCCGGCATGCATCTCCTGCGCGAGGAGCTGCTGACCCGCGTCAACGCCGCGGTCAAGCCGGTCAAGGTCAACGACGTCTTGTTCAAGGAAATGCTGGTCCAGTAGTGGGCCGGCGGGAAAGGCCGACATGGCGATGAACGACGACGGTGGAACCACCCGCGGGGCCGAGGACGAAGAGGCCCTGATGAAGGAATGGGCCGCCATGGCCGGCGACGACAACGGCGGCGGCGGCGGTGGCGGCGGTGACGCCGGCGGCGGTGGCGGCGACGGCGGCGACATGGCCGCCGAATGGGAAGCCATGCTCGGCGCCGGCGACAGCACCGGCGAGACCCAGGCGGCGGTGGCCAAGGACGCCACCCGCGTTCTGAACCAGGACGAAATCGATTCGCTGCTGGGCTTCGACGACGACATCGGCGGAGCGGGCGACAAGTCGGGCATCCAGGCCATCCTCAATTCCGCCCTGGTGTCGTACGAACGCCTTCCCATGCTGGAAGTGGTGTTCGACCGCCTGGTCCGCATGATGTCCACCTCCATGCGCAATTTCACGTCGGACAACGTGGAAGTCTCGCTGGACAACATTTTGTCGCTGCGTTTCGGCGACTACCTGAACTCCATTCCGCTGCCCGCCATGCTGGCGGTGTTCAAGGCCGAGGAATGGGACAATTTCGGCCTGCTGACCGTCGATTCGTCGCTGATCTACTCCATCGTCGACGTGCTGCTGGGCGGCCGGCGCGGCACCGCGGCCATGCGCATCGAGGGCCGCCCCTACACCACCATCGAACGCAACCTGGTCGAGCGCATGGTCCACGTGGTGCTGTCCGACCTGTCGGCGGCCTTCGATCCGCTGTCGCCCGTCACCTTCCGCTTCGACCGCCTGGAAACCAACCCGCGCTTCGCCACCATCTCGCGCCCCAGCAACGCCGCCATCGTCGCCAAGCTGCGCATCGACATGGAAGACCGCGGCGGCCGCCTTGAACTGCTGCTGCCCTACGCCACCCTGGAACCCGTCCGCGAGCTGCTGCTGCAGATGTTCATGGGTGAAAAGTTCGGCCGCGACTCCATCTGGGAAACCCACTTGGCCGAAGAGCTGTGGCTGACCGAGGTGGAACTGGAGGCGGTCCTCGACGAGCAGGTGATGAACCTGCGCGAGGTCCTGAACTGGAAGCCCGGCTCGAAATTCATGCTGAACGCCACCGCCGATTCGCCCATCGACATGCGCTGCGGCGAGGTGGCCATGTTCCGCGGCCGCATGGGGCGCAAGGGCCAGCACATCGCCATTCAGGTGGATGAATCCACCATCAAGTCCGGGTGATCGCCGTGGATTGGAAAGTCGTCCTCGACCTCGTGGTTTCCGTGCTGCTGATCGCCACCATCGGCTATGCCTGGATGCTGAATCAGCGCCTGTCCAGCTTGCGCAAGAACCGCGACGACCTGGCCAAGACCATCGCCGCCTTTAACGAGGCGACGCTGCGCGCCGAATCCTCCATCCCCAAGCTCCGGAAGGCCGCCGAGGAATCCGGCCAGACCCTGCAGGAGCGGGTGGAGAAGGCGCAATCGCTGCGTGACGACCTGGCCTTCATGATCGAGCGCGCCGACACCATGGCCAACCGCCTGGAGAACGCCGTGCGCGGAGCCCGCGCCGACGGGGCCAAGGCCGCGCCCGAACCCCGCGCCATGGGAGCGGGTGGGGGCGCCCAGATCGGCACCGCGTCCACGCCCACCATGCCGCCGCCCCGCATGGCCGGCAACCGGGCCGCCGCCATCGCCGCCGCCGCCGCCGCCTCGGAAGGCGACAGCGACGACCGTTCCGAAGCCGAGCGCGAGCTGCTGCGCGCGCTCCAGTCCATGCGGTAGGGGCGCATCATGGCCGCCAAGACCCGCAAGCCCACGCCCGGCCCCATCAGGGTGCAGCCACCCGGCCCGTCCCGGACGGCCAAGGCCGCGAAGCCCGAGGCCAAGGCCCCCATCGTCCGGGTGCTGCCCGTGCTGATCTTCGCCGGCGTGCTGATGCTGTCGCTTCGGGTCGGCGACATCTTCAAGGGCATTCTTGGCATCGAATCCTTCTCGGTGGCCGAACTGCAGGCGCAGCAGCCTCCCAAGGCCGCGCCTCCGGCCACCCCCGCCACCCCGGCCCAGCCGCAGCCCGCCGCCGCCACGCCGGCCCAGGCGCCCGCCGCCACCCCGACCAGCACCGATCCCGGCGCCGGCATGAGCCAGACCGAACTGGACGTGCTGCAAAAGCTGCAGGAGCGGCGCGGCACGCTGGACGTGCGCGAGAAGGACATCGAAAAGCGCGAGGCCCTGCTCAAGGCCGCCGAGGATCAGATCGACCGCAAGGTCGCCGAGATGAAGACGCTGCAGAACACCATCGAAGGGTTGCTGCGTCAATACAACGACCAGGAAGACAACAAGATGCGCTCCCTGGTCAAGATTTACGAAAATATGAAGCCGAAGGAAGCGGCGAAGATTTTCGAACAGCTGGATATGAATATCCTGCTGGAAGTGATAGAGCGCATGAAGGAACAACGTGTTGCTCCGATCATGGCTGAAATGGACCCGTCCAAGGCCAAGGCAGTTACTGCCGAATTGGCACAAAGACGCCAGATACCGATGCCAAGGGCGGCCTCGGGCGGGTGATTGTCGGGGGATTGCATAAAAAATGACTTGCGCAAGTGCGGTCCCCCATCTTAACTAGGAAAATTCGTAGGTTACCGGTTTTTTCGGTTTCTGGCGGCTAGTGTCTCGAAGGAGCGGATGGATGGCTGTCGATAAGAATATGAACGTCCTCATCGTCGATGATTACAAGACGATGTTGCGAATCATCAGAAACCTGCTGAAGCAGCTGGGTTTCAACAACGTTGATGAGGCCACTGATGGCGCCATGGCGTTGCAGATGCTTCGCGTGGGCAATTACGGTCTGGTGATTTCCGACTGGAACATGGAACCCATGACCGGCCTGCAGTTGCTGCGCGAGGTGCGCGCCGATGCCAAGCTGAAGCCGATCCCCTTCATCATGGTGACCGCCGAGTCCAAGTCGGAGAACGTCATCGCCGCCAAGGAAGCGGGCGTGTCCAACTACATCGTCAAGCCCTTCAACGCCGAAACGTTGAAGACCAAGATGGTGAGCGTGCTGGGCGAATTCTGACGACCTTGGGGGGTTCTGCAGCCATGTCGGCGAAGGGCGTTGACCGCGATTTAGAGCTTCGCTTGGACGCCATTCGGGCCGAGCATGGCGAGACCATCCATGTCGACCAGATCGGGGAAGTGGTTCGGGCGATGCTCGAAACCATGACGGGGGATATCGGCGCCGGGGATTTGCGGCTCTATCGCGAGCTGGAATCCCTGGCCAGTTACATCCATGCCGCCAAGGAAGAGATCGCCGCGCTTCGGCCCGGCGAGATCAAGAACGAGTTCATCGCCTCGGCGACCGACGAGCTTGACGCCATCGTCGGCGCCACCGAGGCCGCGACCAACGAGATCATGGACGCGGCCGAAAGCCTGGGCTCGCTCTCTCCCATGCTCGACCAGGAGGTGGCCAACCGCCTGGACGAGATCACCACCCGCATCTTCGAGGCCTGTACGTTCCAGGACATCACCGGACAGCGCATCACCAAGGTGGTCAAGGCGCTGAAGGAAATCGAAGACCGGGTGGAAAGCCTGGTCAAGATGTTCGGCGGCACCTATGACGACGGTTCCCAGAAGGAATCCAAGCCGCTGACCGACCAGGACCTCCTCAACGGCCCGCAGCTGCCCGGCAACGCGACCAACCAGGCCGAAATCGACGCGCTGCTGGCAAGTTTCGACTAGCCTTCCATGAAGGCTGCCGAGCAAGCCCCAACCGGACGGCCAGAGAAAGCGCCCGCGAGCGCGAGCGATTCCCGCTGTCTGATCCCCGGCCTGCTCGCCTCGCTTGTCGTCCTGCTCTCGCTCATCCTCGGCCCGGTCTTCCCCGCTTTGGCGCAAAGCTCGCCGCGCGCCGCCGAGCACGACGGCTTCGGCCGCATGGTGTTCGACTGGGACGCCCCGGTGAAATTCTCGGCCGAGACGGTCAACAGCCAGCTGATCGTCCGCTTCGACCGGCCCATCGCCGGCGACCCCAAGGTGGTGTTGAAGCCGCTGGCCCGCTATCTCAAGGGCGTCACCCTGTCGCCCGACCGCAGGATGGTCACCTTTCCGCTGGCCGTGCCGGTCCAGGTGAAGAGCTTCCAGACCGGGACCAATTCCGTGGTGGTCGACCTGTCCGAGGACAAGAAGCCCGCCTCGTCCTCGGCCCCGCCGCCGCCGCCGGAACAGGCCATTCCCCCGGCCGAAATTCCCGCCGGCCTGCCGCCCGCCGAGTTGCCGCCCGGCCAGAAGGCCCCCGCCAAGGCCCCGGAAACCGCCAAGCCCGCCGAACCGGTCAAGGCCGCCGAGCCCGCCAAGCCGGCCCCGGCCGCACCCGCCCAGCCCCAGGGCCCGGCCACCGACCTGATGGTCAGGGGCGGCGAGCATACCGGCTTCAACCGGCTGGTCTTCGACTGGCCCAAGCCGGTCGGCTATTCCGTCGACGAGGCCGGGGCCACGGTCTCCATCAATTTCGACCGCCCGGCCAACGTCAACGTCACCTCGCTGAAGGCGTCGCTGCCGCCCGACGTGGGCTTCCTCGA includes:
- a CDS encoding flagellar basal body-associated FliL family protein; this translates as MAEDLEEDFEEGEGSEEVSESPSKKLPIKKILIIVLPILLLGGAGAGVYFSGLLDKLLGKKDDHAAPEAAAPPPPPKAVQAASFMDLPEMLVNLQTTGRKQAFLKLRVALELEAVTDQPRVEQMLPRIIDNFQIYLRELRVEDLQGASGMHLLREELLTRVNAAVKPVKVNDVLFKEMLVQ
- the fliM gene encoding flagellar motor switch protein FliM, producing MAMNDDGGTTRGAEDEEALMKEWAAMAGDDNGGGGGGGGDAGGGGGDGGDMAAEWEAMLGAGDSTGETQAAVAKDATRVLNQDEIDSLLGFDDDIGGAGDKSGIQAILNSALVSYERLPMLEVVFDRLVRMMSTSMRNFTSDNVEVSLDNILSLRFGDYLNSIPLPAMLAVFKAEEWDNFGLLTVDSSLIYSIVDVLLGGRRGTAAMRIEGRPYTTIERNLVERMVHVVLSDLSAAFDPLSPVTFRFDRLETNPRFATISRPSNAAIVAKLRIDMEDRGGRLELLLPYATLEPVRELLLQMFMGEKFGRDSIWETHLAEELWLTEVELEAVLDEQVMNLREVLNWKPGSKFMLNATADSPIDMRCGEVAMFRGRMGRKGQHIAIQVDESTIKSG
- a CDS encoding DUF6468 domain-containing protein — its product is MDWKVVLDLVVSVLLIATIGYAWMLNQRLSSLRKNRDDLAKTIAAFNEATLRAESSIPKLRKAAEESGQTLQERVEKAQSLRDDLAFMIERADTMANRLENAVRGARADGAKAAPEPRAMGAGGGAQIGTASTPTMPPPRMAGNRAAAIAAAAAASEGDSDDRSEAERELLRALQSMR
- a CDS encoding MotE family protein, producing MAAKTRKPTPGPIRVQPPGPSRTAKAAKPEAKAPIVRVLPVLIFAGVLMLSLRVGDIFKGILGIESFSVAELQAQQPPKAAPPATPATPAQPQPAAATPAQAPAATPTSTDPGAGMSQTELDVLQKLQERRGTLDVREKDIEKREALLKAAEDQIDRKVAEMKTLQNTIEGLLRQYNDQEDNKMRSLVKIYENMKPKEAAKIFEQLDMNILLEVIERMKEQRVAPIMAEMDPSKAKAVTAELAQRRQIPMPRAASGG
- a CDS encoding response regulator: MAVDKNMNVLIVDDYKTMLRIIRNLLKQLGFNNVDEATDGAMALQMLRVGNYGLVISDWNMEPMTGLQLLREVRADAKLKPIPFIMVTAESKSENVIAAKEAGVSNYIVKPFNAETLKTKMVSVLGEF
- a CDS encoding protein phosphatase CheZ; the encoded protein is MDAIRAEHGETIHVDQIGEVVRAMLETMTGDIGAGDLRLYRELESLASYIHAAKEEIAALRPGEIKNEFIASATDELDAIVGATEAATNEIMDAAESLGSLSPMLDQEVANRLDEITTRIFEACTFQDITGQRITKVVKALKEIEDRVESLVKMFGGTYDDGSQKESKPLTDQDLLNGPQLPGNATNQAEIDALLASFD